The proteins below come from a single Zhouia spongiae genomic window:
- a CDS encoding bifunctional nuclease family protein — protein MSLVKLTIKGISYSQTQNGAYALILNEVDGERKLPIVIGAFEAQSIAIALEKEIKPPRPLTHDLFKNFADRFDIVIKQVIIHKLVDGVFYSSIICERDQIEEIIDARTSDAIALALRFNAPIFTYKNILDKAGIYLKFSSKDKEEEKEESIVVDEILSGESQPVSKRESYKKHSLKELYDLLDSAVANEDYEKAAQIRDEISKREKK, from the coding sequence ATGAGTCTAGTTAAGCTTACAATAAAAGGAATTTCATACAGTCAGACGCAAAATGGAGCTTACGCTCTTATTTTAAATGAAGTTGATGGTGAACGAAAGCTACCGATAGTTATAGGAGCCTTTGAAGCACAGTCTATTGCCATTGCCCTTGAAAAAGAAATCAAACCACCCAGACCGCTTACACATGATCTTTTCAAGAATTTTGCAGACCGTTTCGATATTGTCATAAAACAGGTGATTATCCACAAATTAGTTGATGGTGTTTTTTATTCGAGCATCATCTGTGAAAGAGACCAGATCGAAGAGATCATCGATGCCAGGACCAGTGATGCCATTGCTTTGGCTCTTAGGTTCAACGCTCCTATATTTACGTACAAAAACATCCTGGACAAAGCCGGGATTTACCTTAAATTCTCCTCAAAAGATAAGGAAGAGGAAAAGGAAGAAAGCATCGTAGTTGACGAAATACTTTCAGGTGAAAGTCAACCGGTAAGCAAGCGGGAATCCTATAAAAAACATTCATTAAAAGAACTCTACGATCTGTTAGACAGCGCTGTTGCTAATGAAGACTACGAAAAAGCAGCACAAATAAGAGATGAAATCTCCAAGCGCGAAAAGAAATAA
- a CDS encoding NupC/NupG family nucleoside CNT transporter: protein MKKILLCLVILFSAISIKAQEIEKNWQFESAGTTSDSTLFSAGKQDSLHLANGEFTFSLKAKNNLKASGNYIHQNKLLLLKYEKPNDTLVTYKISELTDSTLVLKEKDVFYKFTERRNDKNVASGTILPSEGFTLNGFLRGVLGMFVLICIAFIFSSNRKAINWKTVAIGIASQLLLAIGILKVSFIKKAFEFVGHIFVLILDFTKAGSEFLLGDMMNVDSFGFIFLFQVLPTIIFFSALTSVLFYFGVIQIVVRGMAWVLTKLLGISGAESLSVAGNIFLGQTEAPLMIKAYLERMTRSEILLVMVGGMATVAGGVLAAYIGFLGGDDPALRLVYAKHLLAASVMAAPGAIVVSKVLYPQQEKPNTDVEVSSDKIGANVLDAIANGTTEGLKLAANVGAMLLVFIAFISMINYVLGKVGSLTTLNILLAQHTPYDSFSLESILGFVFAPLMWIIGVAKEDMMLMGQLLGIKLAASEFVGYVQLAELKNAASNIHFTYNKSIIMATYMLCGFANFASIGIQIGGIGSLAPGQRRTLSEFGMKAVLGGTLASLLSATIAGMIIG, encoded by the coding sequence ATGAAGAAAATATTACTCTGTTTAGTCATTTTATTTTCTGCTATCAGCATCAAAGCGCAGGAAATAGAGAAAAACTGGCAGTTTGAATCAGCCGGCACAACATCTGACTCCACTCTTTTTAGCGCCGGTAAACAAGACTCTTTACACTTAGCCAATGGTGAATTTACCTTTTCGTTAAAAGCTAAAAACAATCTAAAAGCTTCCGGAAACTATATCCATCAGAATAAGCTGCTTCTTTTAAAGTATGAAAAACCAAACGATACTCTTGTAACTTATAAGATATCTGAGCTGACGGACTCTACGCTGGTATTAAAAGAAAAAGATGTTTTTTATAAATTCACAGAAAGAAGAAACGATAAAAATGTTGCTTCAGGCACTATACTCCCTAGTGAAGGGTTTACCCTGAATGGTTTTCTTCGCGGGGTTTTAGGAATGTTTGTCCTTATATGCATTGCATTTATTTTTAGCAGCAACAGGAAAGCGATAAACTGGAAAACCGTAGCTATCGGAATCGCCTCGCAACTTTTGCTGGCAATAGGTATACTTAAAGTCTCTTTTATTAAAAAAGCTTTTGAATTTGTCGGTCATATTTTTGTTTTGATATTAGACTTCACCAAGGCAGGAAGTGAATTTCTATTGGGGGATATGATGAATGTAGACAGTTTTGGTTTTATATTTTTGTTTCAGGTACTACCTACCATCATATTCTTTTCAGCATTAACCTCCGTGCTGTTTTATTTCGGTGTTATCCAGATTGTTGTACGCGGTATGGCATGGGTATTAACCAAGTTACTGGGTATATCAGGTGCTGAAAGTCTTTCTGTTGCCGGAAACATCTTCTTAGGACAAACCGAGGCTCCCCTGATGATTAAAGCATACCTGGAACGAATGACCAGATCGGAAATCCTTTTGGTAATGGTTGGAGGAATGGCTACAGTGGCCGGCGGTGTATTGGCAGCTTATATCGGATTTTTAGGTGGTGACGACCCCGCATTAAGGCTCGTTTACGCAAAACACCTTCTAGCCGCTTCTGTGATGGCAGCTCCGGGAGCAATTGTTGTTTCTAAGGTTTTATACCCGCAACAGGAAAAACCAAATACCGACGTTGAAGTTTCATCAGATAAAATCGGTGCCAATGTGCTTGATGCCATCGCAAACGGTACCACAGAAGGCCTTAAACTGGCTGCCAATGTCGGTGCCATGCTATTGGTTTTTATAGCATTTATCTCCATGATCAACTATGTGCTGGGAAAAGTCGGCTCATTAACCACTTTAAATATACTTTTAGCACAACATACACCCTATGATTCATTTTCATTAGAATCTATTTTAGGTTTTGTCTTCGCTCCGTTAATGTGGATCATCGGGGTTGCAAAAGAAGATATGATGCTGATGGGGCAATTACTGGGGATTAAACTGGCTGCCAGTGAATTTGTAGGCTATGTGCAATTAGCAGAGCTTAAAAATGCTGCTTCAAACATCCACTTTACCTACAACAAGTCTATTATCATGGCTACCTATATGTTATGCGGATTTGCAAACTTTGCTTCTATTGGGATACAAATTGGCGGAATAGGCTCATTAGCTCCCGGACAAAGGAGAACACTTTCCGAATTCGGCATGAAAGCTGTACTTGGCGGCACATTAGCATCGCTCTTGTCTGCTACCATCGCAGGAATGATTATTGGTTAA
- a CDS encoding four helix bundle protein, translating to MGLPRGRLPEIEKPGLFSQINCCVISTPPKIPLKYQLKNSDKDFIPYLQISLGSSYESGSHIILCADLNYIDDKNLSLTIEKIQRLQKRILSFIKYLKGDLYP from the coding sequence GTGGGCTTGCCCCGAGGTCGTTTACCCGAAATCGAAAAACCCGGCTTATTCTCTCAGATCAATTGTTGTGTTATTTCAACTCCTCCCAAAATACCACTGAAATATCAGCTAAAAAATTCAGACAAAGACTTTATTCCCTATTTACAAATTAGCTTAGGTTCTTCTTACGAATCAGGATCACATATAATTTTATGTGCTGACTTAAATTATATTGATGATAAAAATTTATCTTTGACAATTGAAAAAATTCAAAGGTTGCAAAAGAGAATTTTGTCATTTATCAAATATCTCAAGGGGGATCTTTACCCCTGA
- a CDS encoding thymidylate synthase, whose product MKQYHDLLKHVLAHGNQKGDRTGTGTLSVFGYQMRFDLSEGFPMVTTKKLHLKSIIHELLWFLKGDTNIKYLQDNGVRIWNEWADENGNLGPVYGHQWRNWNSEEIDQVSEIIETLKTNPNSRRMLVSAWNPSVLPDTSVSFAENVANGKAALPPCHAFFQFYVADGKLSCQLYQRSADIFLGVPFNIASYALLTLMMAQVCGYEPGDFIHTFGDAHIYNDHMEQVQLQLSREPRPLPKMILNKNIKSIFDFTFEDFSLTDYDPHPHIKARVSV is encoded by the coding sequence ATGAAGCAATATCACGATTTACTGAAGCATGTCTTAGCACATGGAAATCAAAAAGGAGACAGAACCGGCACAGGTACATTGAGTGTTTTTGGTTATCAAATGCGATTTGACCTAAGCGAAGGATTCCCTATGGTAACCACAAAAAAGCTTCATTTAAAATCTATTATCCATGAGCTTCTCTGGTTTTTAAAAGGGGATACCAACATCAAATACCTACAGGATAACGGTGTTCGTATCTGGAATGAATGGGCTGATGAGAACGGCAATCTTGGTCCTGTTTACGGGCATCAATGGCGCAATTGGAACAGCGAAGAAATAGATCAGGTTTCGGAGATTATCGAAACCTTAAAAACAAATCCGAACAGCAGGCGGATGCTGGTTTCTGCATGGAATCCCAGTGTTCTCCCTGATACTTCTGTTTCTTTTGCCGAAAATGTTGCCAATGGAAAGGCTGCGCTGCCTCCATGCCATGCATTCTTCCAGTTTTACGTCGCAGACGGTAAATTATCGTGTCAGTTGTACCAACGGAGTGCCGATATCTTTTTAGGAGTACCTTTCAATATAGCTTCTTATGCTTTACTTACCCTGATGATGGCCCAGGTGTGCGGGTATGAGCCGGGTGATTTTATCCATACGTTCGGAGACGCCCATATCTACAATGACCATATGGAGCAGGTGCAACTACAATTAAGCCGTGAACCAAGGCCATTACCTAAAATGATCCTGAATAAAAACATTAAGAGTATTTTCGATTTCACTTTCGAGGACTTCTCCTTAACAGACTATGATCCTCACCCTCATATAAAAGCCAGGGTATCTGTCTGA
- a CDS encoding 2TM domain-containing protein gives MLFKKKRSSLDAEQHELVENAQKRIRQKKRLYYHFVVFLTGSLFAIIINKFLNILPEKNWFVWVITAWSFLFVIHFINVFFTSKFMGKEWERKQREKLIQKQKNRIAQLEKEIETEFESETKKKPDEE, from the coding sequence ATGCTTTTTAAAAAGAAAAGATCATCACTTGATGCAGAACAACATGAGCTGGTAGAAAACGCTCAAAAAAGAATCCGGCAAAAGAAGAGGCTTTACTATCATTTTGTCGTATTCCTTACAGGCAGTTTATTTGCCATTATCATTAACAAGTTTCTTAATATCCTGCCCGAAAAAAACTGGTTTGTATGGGTTATAACTGCCTGGAGTTTTTTATTTGTAATCCACTTTATCAATGTGTTTTTTACCAGTAAATTCATGGGCAAAGAATGGGAGCGGAAGCAAAGAGAGAAACTTATCCAAAAACAGAAAAACAGGATAGCCCAGCTTGAAAAGGAAATAGAAACAGAATTTGAATCTGAAACAAAGAAAAAACCGGACGAGGAATGA
- a CDS encoding dihydrofolate reductase: MITIIAAAAENNALGKDNDLVWHLPDDFKRFKQLTTGHHIIMGRKTFESFPKPLPNRTHIVITRQKNYAPEGCIVVGSLDKALELSKTDDTPYIIGGGEIYKLSIQIADRIELTRVHGTFEADTFFPEIDENKWQLVKSEFHAADDKHKFPFTYLTYERIK, translated from the coding sequence ATGATCACAATTATAGCAGCAGCAGCTGAGAATAATGCCCTTGGTAAAGACAACGATCTTGTATGGCATTTGCCGGACGACTTTAAACGGTTTAAACAGTTAACGACCGGGCATCATATCATTATGGGAAGAAAGACCTTTGAAAGCTTCCCAAAACCATTACCCAACCGTACTCATATCGTTATAACAAGACAAAAAAACTACGCTCCGGAAGGTTGTATTGTCGTCGGTTCTCTCGACAAGGCACTTGAGCTTTCTAAAACAGACGACACCCCTTATATTATTGGAGGTGGCGAAATCTACAAACTCAGCATACAAATTGCCGACAGAATCGAGCTTACCAGGGTACATGGCACTTTTGAGGCTGATACCTTTTTCCCTGAGATTGATGAAAATAAATGGCAATTAGTAAAAAGCGAGTTTCATGCAGCTGATGACAAACACAAATTTCCTTTTACCTATTTGACTTATGAACGTATCAAGTAA
- a CDS encoding fructosamine kinase family protein — translation MHDLRSVKESLETFLNTNIRSYEQLHGGDINTTYLIHTSSSQLVVKLNSASAFPGMFKAEAKGLKAIEKTCSFRTPGILLTGKQEAISFLLMEYIPPGKKTDVFWKTFGKRLALLHSCTNNTYGFETGNYIGSLPQYNTPQDSIVEFYITQRIEPQIRLADKNGYTFKKISEFYRNLDQLIPEEKPALIHGDLWNGNYLTDNQGNPCLIDPAVSYMHREADIAMMTLFGGFDSLLFDTYNEVFPLEPLWEERLDIWQLYYLLVHLNLFGSGYFRSVKNIIEKYC, via the coding sequence ATGCATGACCTGAGAAGCGTAAAAGAATCTTTAGAAACGTTTTTAAACACCAACATAAGATCGTATGAACAACTTCATGGGGGCGACATAAATACGACGTACCTGATTCATACTTCTTCCAGTCAGCTCGTTGTTAAATTAAACAGTGCATCGGCATTTCCCGGGATGTTCAAGGCCGAAGCAAAAGGCCTTAAAGCCATTGAAAAAACCTGCTCGTTTAGGACACCTGGTATATTATTGACGGGAAAACAGGAAGCTATTTCCTTTCTTCTGATGGAATACATCCCCCCGGGTAAGAAAACTGATGTTTTCTGGAAAACATTCGGGAAGCGGCTGGCGCTGTTGCATTCCTGCACTAACAACACTTACGGATTCGAAACCGGCAATTACATTGGCAGTTTGCCACAATATAATACTCCTCAGGATTCTATAGTAGAGTTCTATATCACCCAAAGAATTGAGCCACAAATCCGTCTGGCAGATAAGAACGGATATACGTTTAAAAAGATCAGCGAATTTTATCGCAATCTGGATCAACTAATCCCTGAAGAGAAACCAGCATTAATACATGGCGATTTGTGGAACGGAAATTATTTAACAGACAATCAGGGAAATCCCTGCCTGATTGACCCTGCTGTAAGTTATATGCACAGGGAAGCAGATATAGCCATGATGACCTTATTCGGAGGATTTGACAGTCTTTTATTCGATACTTATAATGAAGTTTTCCCTCTTGAACCTCTATGGGAAGAACGACTTGACATATGGCAATTATACTACCTGCTGGTTCATTTAAACTTGTTTGGAAGCGGCTATTTCAGGTCTGTAAAAAATATTATTGAAAAATACTGCTAG
- the murI gene encoding glutamate racemase: MDLGPIGIFDSGVGGTTVWREIKKLLPNESTIYVADSLHAPYGKRTKAEMRELSVKITDFLLAQGCKIIVVACNTVTTNAIKFLRDRYRVPFIGIEPAIKLAALNTKSGVVGVLATKGTLASELFHQTSDAHANNITVIEQEGEGLVELIESGKLESGELKGLLREYLDPMVDAGADALVLGCTHYPYLIPLIKKIVPETLQIIDSGAAVARQTKAVLEQNSMLNDPGEAPTDIFYTTGDVSLLKGFIKDAEENTPVLKLKC, from the coding sequence ATGGATTTAGGCCCTATAGGTATTTTTGATTCCGGAGTAGGAGGAACAACCGTTTGGAGGGAGATTAAAAAACTACTGCCAAATGAGTCAACAATTTATGTGGCTGATAGTCTTCATGCACCCTACGGGAAACGGACCAAAGCCGAAATGCGGGAGCTGAGCGTTAAGATAACGGATTTCCTGTTGGCTCAAGGTTGCAAGATAATTGTAGTTGCCTGTAATACGGTAACTACCAATGCAATTAAGTTTTTAAGAGACAGGTACCGGGTGCCGTTTATAGGTATAGAACCGGCGATAAAATTAGCGGCACTTAATACCAAATCAGGAGTTGTAGGGGTTTTGGCTACCAAAGGGACGTTAGCCAGTGAATTGTTCCATCAGACATCAGATGCCCATGCCAATAATATTACTGTCATCGAGCAGGAAGGGGAGGGGCTTGTTGAGCTCATAGAGAGCGGTAAGCTAGAATCAGGTGAGCTTAAAGGATTATTACGGGAATATCTGGACCCGATGGTTGATGCCGGCGCTGACGCGCTTGTATTGGGCTGCACCCACTATCCGTATTTGATCCCGCTGATTAAAAAAATAGTTCCTGAAACATTACAGATAATCGATTCCGGAGCAGCAGTAGCCAGGCAAACTAAAGCTGTTTTAGAGCAGAATAGTATGCTCAATGATCCCGGAGAGGCGCCAACTGATATATTCTATACTACCGGAGATGTTAGTTTACTAAAAGGTTTTATAAAGGATGCCGAAGAAAATACACCTGTACTGAAATTAAAGTGCTAG
- a CDS encoding OmpH family outer membrane protein: protein MKHLRSFLVAIALIGAVSFANAQSKVAHVNVQQLVGEMPQWKAAQAELQKLKDTYKADLQSSYTELQNKAQQYQNEAKSKTQSENEARGKEIDGLRQNVMKAEQVAQQELGKKEMELLEPLLKKANDAIQKVARAQGFQYVLDASPGSGIILADGKDLLSDVKKELGF from the coding sequence ATGAAACATTTAAGATCATTTTTAGTTGCAATTGCATTGATCGGTGCAGTAAGTTTTGCAAATGCACAAAGTAAAGTTGCTCATGTTAATGTTCAGCAGCTTGTAGGCGAAATGCCACAGTGGAAAGCAGCACAGGCTGAGCTTCAAAAATTAAAAGATACTTATAAGGCTGACTTGCAATCATCATATACGGAGTTACAAAACAAGGCACAACAGTATCAGAATGAGGCTAAGTCGAAAACCCAGTCGGAGAATGAGGCCAGAGGTAAAGAGATTGATGGTTTGAGACAAAACGTAATGAAAGCAGAACAGGTGGCACAACAGGAACTTGGTAAGAAGGAAATGGAGTTGTTAGAGCCATTGCTTAAGAAAGCGAATGATGCCATCCAGAAAGTAGCAAGAGCACAGGGCTTTCAATATGTATTAGACGCTTCACCCGGAAGTGGTATTATTCTAGCTGACGGTAAAGACCTTTTATCGGATGTAAAGAAAGAATTAGGGTTCTAA
- a CDS encoding OmpH family outer membrane protein: MKIKVLYILLLASIVSVHAQKGVRLGYIDMDYILENVEEYQEANKQLEKKVLKWKHEVEEQNRTIVQMRSDLNAEKVLLTKELVEEREIEIDALEAEMVKYQQDRFGPDGDMIRQRSQLAQPIQDQVFNAIQEIAEKQNYDFVFDKSADVVMLFSNKRYDISDMVLRSIDRNRKKGGTVKKEEPESKLEKFDDTEEKYSEPTEAQKAAAEKKEEALSDREKRKQQIEADRQARLKNIEERKKAYEARRRKILEERQKLRDSLRQATEKKKDSVN; this comes from the coding sequence ATGAAAATAAAAGTTCTTTACATATTGTTGCTTGCTTCGATAGTTTCTGTGCACGCTCAGAAAGGTGTACGGTTAGGCTATATCGATATGGATTACATCCTGGAGAATGTAGAAGAGTATCAGGAAGCCAATAAGCAGCTTGAGAAAAAGGTCCTTAAATGGAAGCATGAAGTTGAAGAACAGAACAGGACGATAGTCCAGATGAGATCTGACCTCAATGCCGAAAAAGTGCTTTTAACAAAAGAGCTGGTAGAAGAACGCGAGATAGAGATCGATGCCCTGGAAGCGGAGATGGTGAAATACCAGCAAGATCGGTTTGGTCCGGATGGCGATATGATCAGACAACGAAGTCAGCTGGCTCAGCCCATACAAGACCAGGTGTTTAATGCTATTCAGGAAATAGCAGAAAAACAGAATTATGATTTTGTTTTCGATAAATCGGCCGATGTGGTTATGTTGTTCTCCAACAAAAGATATGATATCAGTGACATGGTGCTGAGAAGTATCGACCGTAATAGAAAAAAAGGAGGGACAGTAAAAAAAGAGGAGCCGGAGAGCAAATTGGAAAAGTTTGACGATACTGAAGAAAAATATTCCGAACCGACGGAAGCCCAAAAAGCAGCAGCAGAGAAAAAAGAAGAGGCTTTGTCAGACAGGGAAAAAAGAAAACAGCAGATAGAAGCTGACAGGCAAGCCAGGCTAAAGAACATAGAAGAACGAAAAAAGGCTTATGAAGCCAGAAGAAGAAAAATACTGGAAGAACGTCAAAAGCTTAGAGATAGCCTGAGGCAGGCTACAGAAAAGAAAAAAGACTCGGTAAATTAG
- the bamA gene encoding outer membrane protein assembly factor BamA — protein MTNISMFKRYFGAILLFGVMFFNSAIAQETNIDKGKKYILGGIEVTGVKSYNEQTVVTFTGLQVGQEITVPGEKISKVITKLWNLNLFSDISFYITRVEGEKVFLELQIVELPTLSDVKITGLKKKKTDDIIKEAELKRGKKVTESFIANTKNYLLNKYKKQGYLNTKVLINTVADTSEANAVKMIVNIDTDEKVKVKDIVFEGNEKLKDKQLRKAMKNTKQRQFGRFWKKSKFIPEDYSTDLTSLIDAYKEKGYRDARVLNDSVIYNDDNTIGINIAVEEGERYYFGNIDFVGNAAYTDRELARVLGIKKGDVYNGVLLRKRIADDTKPDGNDITNYYQNTGYLFSRINPVEVSAQNDTIDFEIRIIEGKPAYFNNVTVAGNDRTNDHVIYRNLRTRPGQLYRKENVFRTIRELGALGYFDAEQLNPQILNPDPDAGTVDIQYGVVEAGSSQIELQGGYGGGGFIGTLGLRFNNFSIKNLFNKEAYKPVPMGDGQTLALRLQASKFYQTYSFSFIEPWLGGRKPVQFSTSLSRTLQFRPTIDYRDVDKDQRFVITGINVGLAKRLEWPDDTFQLSHSLSYQHYDIQNYAIGGIFPFSNGVSQSLAYTVALSRDNTYTNPIFPTGGSKFVISARLTPPYSLFNGVDYADLGNQEAYKDRNSNGYLVHVERDANGNKIASTEKVVATVDEASTDIAKVGQKKLNWLEYYKIKFQGDWYKQLVGDLVLRTNAEFGFLGAYNQDRGIVPFERFYVGGDGLGNYALDGRENIQLRGYPNNSLSARDGSTIFNKFSLELRYPITLKQTASIYTLGFLEAGNAFESFDEYSPFDIKRSAGLGVRIFMPAFGLLGIDFAYGFDPVSGGNTPNGWETHFIIGQQF, from the coding sequence ATGACTAATATTAGTATGTTCAAAAGGTATTTTGGGGCAATTTTACTTTTTGGAGTAATGTTTTTTAATAGCGCGATCGCTCAGGAAACTAATATTGATAAAGGAAAAAAATACATCCTTGGCGGCATCGAAGTAACAGGAGTTAAAAGTTATAACGAACAAACGGTAGTAACGTTTACGGGGCTTCAGGTCGGACAGGAGATTACCGTTCCGGGAGAAAAGATCAGTAAGGTGATTACCAAACTGTGGAACCTGAACCTGTTCAGTGACATAAGTTTTTATATTACCCGTGTTGAAGGAGAGAAAGTATTCCTGGAACTTCAGATCGTAGAACTTCCCACACTTTCAGACGTTAAGATCACAGGTTTAAAGAAAAAGAAAACAGACGATATTATTAAGGAAGCCGAGTTAAAAAGAGGTAAAAAGGTAACCGAAAGCTTTATTGCGAATACCAAGAATTACCTCCTTAATAAGTATAAGAAACAAGGGTATTTAAATACGAAAGTACTGATCAATACCGTAGCAGATACTTCAGAGGCAAATGCAGTGAAAATGATAGTAAATATCGATACCGACGAAAAAGTGAAGGTAAAGGATATTGTGTTTGAAGGGAATGAAAAGCTGAAGGATAAACAGCTTAGAAAAGCAATGAAGAACACCAAACAAAGACAGTTTGGCCGTTTTTGGAAGAAATCTAAATTTATCCCGGAAGATTACAGCACAGACCTCACTAGCCTTATCGATGCTTATAAAGAAAAAGGATATAGAGATGCCAGGGTTTTGAATGATAGTGTGATCTATAATGATGATAATACAATTGGTATCAATATCGCAGTCGAAGAAGGAGAACGCTATTATTTTGGTAATATAGACTTTGTAGGAAATGCAGCTTATACAGACCGCGAATTGGCGAGAGTACTGGGAATAAAAAAAGGAGACGTGTATAATGGGGTTCTCTTACGAAAGAGAATTGCAGACGATACCAAGCCTGATGGGAACGATATCACCAACTACTATCAAAATACAGGATATCTTTTCTCCAGAATTAACCCCGTAGAGGTTTCTGCACAGAACGATACCATCGATTTTGAGATCAGGATCATAGAAGGGAAACCGGCTTATTTTAATAATGTAACAGTTGCCGGAAACGACAGAACCAACGACCATGTTATCTATCGTAACCTTAGAACAAGGCCGGGGCAGTTATACAGAAAGGAGAATGTGTTCCGTACGATAAGAGAACTGGGGGCTTTAGGGTATTTTGATGCAGAACAACTAAATCCACAAATTTTAAACCCGGATCCGGATGCAGGAACTGTAGATATACAATACGGCGTTGTTGAAGCTGGTTCAAGTCAAATAGAACTTCAGGGAGGATACGGTGGAGGTGGTTTTATCGGAACATTGGGGTTGCGATTTAATAATTTCTCTATAAAAAACCTGTTCAATAAAGAAGCGTATAAGCCTGTTCCTATGGGAGACGGACAAACCCTGGCTTTACGACTTCAGGCGAGTAAATTTTATCAGACATATAGCTTTTCATTCATAGAGCCCTGGTTAGGGGGTAGAAAGCCTGTTCAGTTCTCTACTTCATTATCAAGGACCTTACAGTTCAGGCCTACCATCGATTATAGAGATGTCGATAAAGACCAGCGGTTCGTGATTACGGGTATTAATGTAGGATTGGCTAAAAGGCTGGAATGGCCGGATGATACCTTCCAGTTGTCACATTCCTTGTCATATCAGCATTACGATATCCAGAACTATGCCATCGGAGGGATATTTCCTTTTAGCAATGGGGTTTCGCAAAGTTTGGCCTATACCGTTGCCCTTTCAAGGGATAATACATATACGAACCCGATATTCCCGACGGGAGGATCTAAATTTGTCATCAGTGCCAGGCTTACGCCGCCATATTCACTCTTTAACGGGGTCGACTATGCAGATCTGGGGAATCAGGAAGCGTACAAAGACAGAAATAGCAATGGTTATTTAGTACATGTAGAAAGAGATGCTAACGGAAATAAAATAGCAAGTACAGAAAAAGTGGTGGCTACCGTAGATGAGGCTTCGACAGATATAGCAAAAGTCGGTCAGAAAAAATTAAACTGGTTAGAATACTATAAGATCAAATTCCAGGGAGACTGGTATAAGCAACTGGTAGGCGATCTGGTTTTAAGAACAAATGCAGAATTTGGTTTCTTAGGAGCTTATAACCAGGACAGGGGAATAGTGCCCTTTGAACGTTTTTATGTAGGCGGAGACGGTTTAGGTAATTATGCGCTCGACGGAAGAGAGAATATACAACTGAGAGGATATCCGAATAACTCTTTGTCAGCAAGGGACGGTTCTACGATCTTCAATAAGTTCTCACTTGAATTGCGTTACCCGATTACCCTTAAACAAACAGCCTCTATCTATACACTAGGATTTTTAGAGGCAGGAAACGCTTTCGAATCTTTTGATGAGTATAGTCCGTTCGATATTAAAAGATCTGCGGGGCTGGGTGTCCGTATATTTATGCCGGCATTTGGTTTGTTAGGTATCGATTTTGCCTATGGTTTCGATCCTGTTTCAGGAGGGAATACACCTAATGGATGGGAGACACACTTTATCATAGGACAGCAGTTTTAA
- a CDS encoding isoprenyl transferase, with translation MTEKEQINKEKIPKHIAIIMDGNGRWAKQRGKLRVFGHEQGTKSVREIVEGCAELGVECLTLYAFSTENWNRPKIEVQTLMRLLVSALKKEYKNLKKNKIQLNAIGDLDALPSRTKKELLEVIEKTSENTGLKLTLALSYGAREELKKAVQSIADKVKNNIISIEKIDESVINNHLYTHNLPDVDLLIRTSGEQRISNFLLWQIAYAELYFTDTLWPDFNKQQLFEAIINYQNRERRFGKISEQLND, from the coding sequence ATGACAGAGAAAGAACAAATTAACAAAGAGAAAATACCAAAACATATAGCCATTATCATGGATGGTAATGGCCGCTGGGCAAAACAACGTGGTAAGCTGCGTGTTTTTGGACACGAACAAGGTACAAAGAGTGTTAGGGAAATCGTGGAAGGTTGCGCCGAACTAGGGGTAGAGTGCCTTACTTTATACGCGTTTTCCACCGAAAACTGGAACCGCCCAAAAATAGAGGTCCAGACATTAATGAGGCTTTTGGTGAGTGCTCTTAAAAAAGAGTATAAGAATCTTAAGAAAAACAAAATACAGCTAAACGCTATCGGCGATTTAGATGCACTGCCTTCCCGTACAAAAAAAGAACTTCTCGAAGTCATCGAAAAAACCAGTGAAAATACAGGTTTGAAACTTACCCTGGCATTGAGCTACGGGGCGAGGGAAGAGCTGAAAAAGGCAGTTCAAAGTATAGCGGATAAAGTTAAAAATAATATAATTTCCATAGAAAAAATTGATGAATCCGTTATAAATAATCATCTTTATACGCATAATTTGCCCGATGTGGATTTACTTATTCGAACTAGTGGAGAACAGCGAATAAGTAATTTTTTGTTGTGGCAGATCGCATACGCAGAATTGTATTTTACCGATACACTGTGGCCGGACTTTAATAAGCAGCAATTATTTGAAGCTATTATCAATTATCAAAACAGAGAAAGAAGATTTGGAAAAATTAGTGAGCAACTCAATGACTAA